The Lycium barbarum isolate Lr01 chromosome 10, ASM1917538v2, whole genome shotgun sequence genome includes a region encoding these proteins:
- the LOC132615597 gene encoding uncharacterized protein LOC132615597 isoform X1 produces the protein MEKEAKKEGFRKYLEANGVLDALTKVLVALYEQNDKPSSALEFVQQKLGGPTVSEYEKVQAELSDLQIRYDELRKEHQERCRELEELKHTKVEASAKEPDMGNPPDEELKNTVVVKS, from the exons atg GAAAAGGAAGCAAAGAAAGAAGGTTTCAGGAAGTATCTGGAGGCCAATGGAGTTCTTGATGCTCTAACCAAAG TTCTTGTGGCACTATACGAGCAGAATGACAAACCTTCTTCAGCGCTTGA ATTTGTCCAGCAAAAATTAGGCGGTCCAACGGTGTCTGAATATGAAAAGGTACAAGCTGAGTTGTCGGATCTGCAAATTAGATATGATGAACTTCGGAAAGAGCACCAAGAAAGATGCAGGGAG TTGGAGGAATTGAAACACACAAAAGTAGAAGCATCAGCTAAGGAGCCTGATATGGGAAATCCACCTGATGAAGAACTCAAGAATACAGTTGTAGTAAAGAGTTAA
- the LOC132614231 gene encoding SWR1 complex subunit 2 isoform X1 — MENSKEENVAFLDRTSRATRGKRMTRLLDDELEEDELFWNQEALKDEENDIEYEEEGEAVDVFDSDFDEDEPEPDDEGEKEPDERERTKKRLIPPGRPSAKKKKKKKNLTKSEKEPQENEEAPDQSTPSEHHDAHDDTEAERTIRKSTRTAVIVKQAEREAICAAMQATKKPIKRKKEGEEKKMTQEEMLLEAAQTEVMNLRNLERVLAREEEVKKKAIVHKAVYTGPQIRYISTNGSTYLEFVNGASFSKQISTTSPPYPQKAVCAVTGLPARYRDPKTGLPYATKEAFKIIRQRFADESSRAREEKHNDELSQAISGQGFTLRRKRSTIQNSRQTPYSRAFARFRKFPADDIISVDSE; from the exons ATGGAGAATAGTAAAGAGGAAAATGTTGCTTTTCTTGATCGTACTTCTCGTGCTACCAGAGGCAAACG GATGACCAGATTGTTGGATGATGAATTAGAAGAGGATGAACTTTTCTGGAATCAAGAAGCTCTTAAAGAT GAAGAGAATGACATTGAATATGAAGAGGAAGGGGAAGCTGTTGATGTTTTCGACAGTGACTTTGATGAAGAT GAACCCGAGCCTGATGATGAAGGAGAAAAGGAACCAGATGAGAG GGAACGGACCAAAAAGCGATTGATCCCTCCAGGAAGACCATCtgcaaagaagaaaaagaaaaagaaaaaccttACCAAGTCAGAAAAGGAACCCCAAGAAAATGAAGAAGCTCCAGATCAGTCCACCCCTTCTGAACATCATGATGCTCATGATGATACTGAAGCAGAAAGAACAattaggaaatcaacaagaacagCTGTCATTGTAAAGCAAGCTGAAAGGGAAGCCATTTGTGCAGCCATGCAGGCAACAAAGAAG CccataaaaagaaaaaaggaaggtGAGGAAAAGAAGATGACTCAAGAAGAGATGCTTCTCGAAGCAGCTCAAACAG AGGTCATGAATCTGAGGAATTTAGAGCGGGTTTTAGCAAGGGAAGAAGAAGTCAAGAAAAAGGCCATCGTGCATAAAGCTGTTTATACTGGCCCTCAGATTCGATACATATCCACAAATG GTTCTACCTATCTAGAGTTTGTCAATGGAGCATCTTTCAGTAAACAGATCTCAACAACATCCCCTCCAT ACCCCCAGAAGGCAGTGTGTGCGGTTACTGGGTTGCCTGCACG GTATCGTGACCCGAAGACTGGGCTTCCATATGCAACTAAAGAAGCATTTAAGATCATTCGTCAACG ATTTGCTGATGAAAGTAGCAGGGCTCGGGAGGAAAAGCATAATGATGAGTTGTCTCAGGCGATTTCTGGGCAAGGATTTACCTTGAGACGAAAGAGGTCAACAATTCAAAATAGTAGACAAACGCCATATTCACGAGCATTTGCTCGTTTCCGCAAGTTTCCTGCTGATGACATCATTTCTGTAGATTCAGAATAG
- the LOC132614231 gene encoding SWR1 complex subunit 2 isoform X2 yields MENSKEENVAFLDRTSRATRGKRMTRLLDDELEEDELFWNQEALKDEENDIEYEEEGEAVDVFDSDFDEDEPEPDDEGEKEPDERERTKKRLIPPGRPSAKKKKKKKNLTKSEKEPQENEEAPDQSTPSEHHDAHDDTEAERTIRKSTRTAVIVKQAEREAICAAMQATKKPIKRKKEGEEKKMTQEEMLLEAAQTEVMNLRNLERVLAREEEVKKKAIVHKAVYTGPQIRYISTNGSTYLEFVNGASFSKQISTTSPPCIVTRRLGFHMQLKKHLRSFVNDLLMKVAGLGRKSIMMSCLRRFLGKDLP; encoded by the exons ATGGAGAATAGTAAAGAGGAAAATGTTGCTTTTCTTGATCGTACTTCTCGTGCTACCAGAGGCAAACG GATGACCAGATTGTTGGATGATGAATTAGAAGAGGATGAACTTTTCTGGAATCAAGAAGCTCTTAAAGAT GAAGAGAATGACATTGAATATGAAGAGGAAGGGGAAGCTGTTGATGTTTTCGACAGTGACTTTGATGAAGAT GAACCCGAGCCTGATGATGAAGGAGAAAAGGAACCAGATGAGAG GGAACGGACCAAAAAGCGATTGATCCCTCCAGGAAGACCATCtgcaaagaagaaaaagaaaaagaaaaaccttACCAAGTCAGAAAAGGAACCCCAAGAAAATGAAGAAGCTCCAGATCAGTCCACCCCTTCTGAACATCATGATGCTCATGATGATACTGAAGCAGAAAGAACAattaggaaatcaacaagaacagCTGTCATTGTAAAGCAAGCTGAAAGGGAAGCCATTTGTGCAGCCATGCAGGCAACAAAGAAG CccataaaaagaaaaaaggaaggtGAGGAAAAGAAGATGACTCAAGAAGAGATGCTTCTCGAAGCAGCTCAAACAG AGGTCATGAATCTGAGGAATTTAGAGCGGGTTTTAGCAAGGGAAGAAGAAGTCAAGAAAAAGGCCATCGTGCATAAAGCTGTTTATACTGGCCCTCAGATTCGATACATATCCACAAATG GTTCTACCTATCTAGAGTTTGTCAATGGAGCATCTTTCAGTAAACAGATCTCAACAACATCCCCTCCAT GTATCGTGACCCGAAGACTGGGCTTCCATATGCAACTAAAGAAGCATTTAAGATCATTCGTCAACG ATTTGCTGATGAAAGTAGCAGGGCTCGGGAGGAAAAGCATAATGATGAGTTGTCTCAGGCGATTTCTGGGCAAGGATTTACCTTGA